In Paenibacillus sp. FSL M7-0420, a single genomic region encodes these proteins:
- a CDS encoding calcium-translocating P-type ATPase, SERCA-type, translating to MEQKSWHRLGAEELQEMFGVQPGTGLSAEDAAARRKESGYNELSEGKRVSPFTLLLNQFKDFMVLVLMGATLVSGLLGEYLDAITIIAIILLNGVLGFVQEFRAERSLRALKQLSAPTAKVMRGGKQEVLPARMLVPGDIVLLESGDRIPADVRWLQCSSIYAEESALTGESLPVSKHASAIYAEDIPLGDQKNIGFMGTMVTRGTGRAVVIRTGMATEMGKIADLIQNTESQETPLQHRLEQLGKILIYVSLGLTIVVVLAGIMHGQPATAMFLAGVSLAVAAIPEGLPAIVTIALALGVQRMIKRKAIVRKLPSVETLGCASVICSDKTGTLTQNKMTVTQLWNAGRTLEVSGEGYAPVGSVLQKGRPVDLKNDQSLRRMLQVGALCSNAEIFESYPDTRSKKKGKGAEADKGANAQPVWELKGDPTEGALVALSAKMGLTAQALAVTYTRETEFPFDSERKLMSVVVNHPGGRMICTKGAPDVLLNCCTYMLWEGGVVPCTPTLRQKVLDANEQMASGALRVLGMAYRDLRSGETAGSEKEAESQLVFVGLAGMIDPPRKEVRDAISVTRRAGIKTVMITGDHGTTAEAIAHQLGILQRGGRVLTGSELTRMDDDALDKVSDSVFVYARVSPEHKLRIVKSLQRHGHVVAMTGDGVNDAPAIKAADIGISMGITGTDVTKEASALVLGDDNFSTIVAAIEEGRNIYENIRKFIRYLLASNVGEILTMFFAMMLGLPLPLVPIQILWVNLVTDGLPAMALGVDQPEKDLMEHKPRGAKENIFARRLGWKIVSRGLLIGLCTLAAFWLTLRIDPGSAQQLIRAQSVAFATLVMAQLIHVFDCRSSRSVFYRNPFQNRYLVLAVLSSVILMLAVMYLPVLQPVFKTVPLSFREWCLVLVMAGIPTFLMGAGSVWGGKKNRSRSGGRQMIKSTKFSA from the coding sequence ATGGAACAAAAAAGCTGGCACCGGCTCGGTGCAGAGGAGCTGCAGGAGATGTTCGGCGTTCAGCCGGGAACGGGGCTAAGCGCCGAGGACGCCGCCGCAAGACGCAAAGAGAGCGGGTACAATGAGCTGTCTGAGGGCAAAAGGGTATCGCCTTTTACACTGCTGCTCAATCAGTTCAAGGATTTCATGGTACTGGTGCTGATGGGGGCGACACTGGTATCCGGCCTGCTCGGCGAATACTTAGACGCCATTACGATTATCGCGATTATTCTGCTTAACGGGGTACTCGGATTCGTGCAGGAGTTCCGCGCCGAGCGTTCGTTAAGAGCACTGAAGCAGCTCTCCGCGCCTACGGCCAAAGTGATGCGCGGCGGGAAGCAGGAGGTGCTTCCCGCCAGAATGCTGGTCCCCGGAGATATCGTCCTGCTGGAGAGCGGGGACCGGATACCGGCAGATGTCCGCTGGCTGCAGTGCAGCAGCATCTATGCCGAAGAGTCGGCGCTGACAGGGGAGTCGCTGCCGGTCTCCAAGCATGCCTCGGCGATCTATGCTGAAGACATCCCGCTGGGCGATCAGAAGAATATCGGCTTCATGGGTACGATGGTGACCCGGGGAACCGGCCGGGCTGTGGTCATCCGCACCGGTATGGCTACCGAGATGGGCAAGATTGCCGATCTGATTCAGAACACCGAATCCCAGGAGACCCCGCTGCAGCACCGTCTGGAGCAGCTCGGCAAGATTCTGATCTACGTCTCACTGGGACTGACCATTGTTGTGGTCCTGGCAGGAATTATGCATGGTCAGCCGGCAACGGCGATGTTCCTGGCCGGGGTGAGTCTGGCAGTGGCAGCTATTCCCGAAGGACTTCCGGCCATTGTGACGATTGCGCTTGCGCTGGGTGTACAGCGGATGATCAAGCGCAAGGCGATTGTCCGCAAGCTGCCTTCGGTAGAGACGCTGGGCTGTGCCTCCGTCATCTGCTCGGATAAGACAGGAACCCTGACACAAAACAAAATGACAGTCACCCAGCTCTGGAATGCCGGACGGACCCTTGAGGTATCAGGGGAAGGCTATGCTCCGGTAGGCAGTGTGCTGCAGAAGGGCCGGCCCGTTGATCTGAAGAATGACCAGAGTCTGCGGCGTATGCTTCAGGTGGGCGCATTATGCAGCAATGCAGAGATTTTTGAGAGCTACCCCGACACGCGCAGCAAAAAGAAAGGCAAAGGCGCAGAGGCCGATAAAGGGGCTAACGCCCAGCCGGTCTGGGAACTGAAGGGCGATCCTACGGAAGGTGCATTGGTCGCTTTGTCTGCCAAAATGGGACTAACTGCCCAGGCGCTTGCCGTAACCTATACCCGTGAGACGGAGTTTCCGTTCGATTCCGAACGTAAGCTGATGTCGGTGGTTGTGAATCACCCCGGCGGCCGGATGATTTGCACCAAAGGCGCACCTGACGTGCTCCTGAATTGCTGCACGTATATGCTGTGGGAGGGCGGAGTCGTGCCCTGCACGCCGACCTTGCGCCAGAAGGTGCTGGATGCCAATGAACAGATGGCTTCCGGCGCGCTGCGTGTGCTCGGGATGGCTTACCGCGATCTGCGGAGCGGAGAAACGGCCGGCAGCGAGAAGGAAGCGGAAAGCCAGCTTGTCTTCGTGGGTCTGGCCGGGATGATCGATCCGCCGCGCAAGGAAGTACGCGATGCAATCAGCGTAACCCGCCGGGCAGGCATAAAGACAGTGATGATTACCGGCGACCATGGGACGACGGCAGAGGCGATTGCCCATCAACTCGGCATTCTGCAGCGCGGCGGCAGGGTTCTGACGGGGAGCGAGCTTACCCGGATGGACGATGACGCGCTGGATAAGGTCTCCGACAGCGTGTTCGTCTACGCCCGGGTATCGCCGGAGCATAAGCTGCGGATTGTCAAGTCGCTGCAGCGCCACGGCCATGTCGTTGCGATGACCGGCGATGGGGTGAACGATGCGCCTGCGATCAAGGCTGCCGACATCGGGATCTCGATGGGGATTACCGGCACGGATGTGACGAAGGAGGCTTCGGCTCTGGTCCTGGGGGACGATAACTTCTCGACCATTGTGGCTGCCATTGAAGAGGGACGGAATATCTATGAGAATATCCGCAAGTTCATCCGGTATCTGCTGGCTTCGAATGTCGGCGAGATTCTGACCATGTTCTTCGCCATGATGCTCGGGCTGCCGCTGCCGCTGGTTCCGATCCAGATTCTGTGGGTCAATCTGGTTACAGACGGCTTGCCCGCAATGGCGCTGGGCGTAGACCAGCCGGAGAAGGATCTGATGGAGCACAAGCCGCGCGGGGCGAAGGAGAATATCTTTGCCCGGCGTCTGGGCTGGAAGATTGTCAGCCGCGGGCTGCTGATCGGCCTCTGTACCCTGGCTGCCTTCTGGCTGACGCTGCGGATTGATCCAGGCAGTGCGCAGCAGTTGATCCGCGCGCAGTCGGTTGCTTTTGCCACCCTTGTGATGGCCCAGCTCATTCATGTATTCGACTGCCGCAGCTCGCGCTCGGTCTTCTACCGGAATCCGTTCCAGAACAGATATCTGGTGCTGGCCGTCCTGTCTTCTGTCATCTTAATGCTGGCTGTAATGTATCTCCCTGTGCTTCAGCCGGTGTTCAAGACCGTTCCGCTCAGCTTCCGTGAATGGTGCCTGGTGCTGGTCATGGCCGGAATCCCGACCTTCCTGATGGGAGCGGGCAGCGTCTGGGGCGGCAAGAAGAACCGCAGCCGCAGCGGCGGACGGCAGATGATAAAAAGTACAAAGTTTTCAGCATAA
- the dapF gene encoding diaminopimelate epimerase, translated as MEFTKMHGLGNDFIIVFGEDELPGNAPELAVTLCNRFFGIGADGLVYILPSQRGDYMMRIMNSDGSEAEQCGNAIRCVSKYVYEQGLVESEQIVIETIGAGEQKVSLKVKDGIVESVTVDMGEPVLSGPQIPVAIDAEPVLDQPIEADGTAFRFTAVSMGNPHAVIYVDDAVSFDLATWGPKLEVHPLFPRKVNVEFATVVNRGHVDMRVWERGAGPTLACGTGACATLVSSVLNGVTDRSAVISLKGGDLFIEWNEDDNHVYMTGPAQVVYTGSVDI; from the coding sequence ATGGAATTTACTAAAATGCACGGTTTGGGCAATGATTTTATCATCGTATTCGGCGAGGATGAGCTGCCGGGCAATGCCCCGGAGCTGGCAGTTACGCTGTGCAACCGGTTCTTCGGCATCGGCGCAGACGGACTGGTGTACATTCTTCCTTCGCAGCGCGGCGATTACATGATGCGTATCATGAACTCCGATGGCTCCGAGGCTGAGCAATGCGGCAATGCGATCCGCTGTGTATCCAAATATGTATATGAGCAGGGTCTGGTGGAATCGGAGCAGATTGTCATTGAGACGATTGGCGCCGGAGAACAGAAGGTCTCCCTGAAGGTGAAGGACGGGATTGTGGAGAGCGTAACAGTGGATATGGGTGAGCCGGTCCTGTCCGGACCGCAGATTCCTGTAGCGATCGACGCAGAGCCTGTGCTCGACCAGCCGATTGAAGCGGACGGCACAGCGTTCCGGTTCACCGCAGTCTCCATGGGGAATCCGCATGCAGTCATTTATGTGGACGATGCGGTATCGTTCGATCTCGCAACCTGGGGACCGAAGCTTGAGGTTCATCCGCTCTTCCCGCGTAAAGTAAACGTAGAGTTCGCCACCGTCGTCAACCGCGGCCACGTGGACATGCGCGTCTGGGAACGCGGTGCCGGTCCTACTCTGGCCTGCGGAACAGGCGCCTGCGCGACGCTGGTCTCCTCCGTGCTGAACGGAGTGACGGACCGCTCGGCGGTTATCAGCCTGAAGGGCGGCGACTTGTTCATCGAATGGAACGAGGACGATAATCATGTGTATATGACCGGCCCTGCGCAGGTGGTATATACCGGCTCAGTCGATATCTGA
- a CDS encoding spore germination protein — MKSGSSRKAQNAGADTAPGPGQPEGGVALGLADTVAQSLLHIQTELGCSPDLLIRRIQIGGERRLEAAAVHLSGLADSGSVNEFVLGSLLNHTEELLLDSTAGGADSPREQASLPQQILSRAMAIGDAELQENWKEIMLAILSGDTAILLEGCRSAILCGTRGGEQRAVSEPSSQLVVRGPKDGFVESVATNISLIRRRIKSAKLRLEVLKLGSETHTHVALMYMKGIAGEDLIREARERLNKIALNEILESGYIEELIQDKTFTPFPTIYNTERPDVAAGNLLEGRVVIIVDGTPFVLILPAVFTQFFQSAEDYSQRFDIAILMRLVRYLSFIVLILGPSVYLALTTYHYEMIPTTLLINLLSQRENVPFPAFVELLLMETAFEILREAGVRMPRAIGQTVSVVGALILGTAVVEAGIITPIMVIVVALTGIASFALPAYNMAIAGRIIRFAFLVLASIFGFYGITLGMILLVAHMNSLRSFGVPYLFPFVPLSIKGQKDTLLRLPLWLNGADKPPAQMREEMPDYMLLTTGHEEQLPPLIRKNSRTEEENREE, encoded by the coding sequence ATGAAATCAGGGTCCAGCCGAAAAGCACAGAATGCGGGAGCAGATACTGCACCGGGACCGGGACAACCTGAGGGTGGTGTTGCCCTGGGCCTCGCGGATACGGTCGCCCAAAGTCTGCTCCATATTCAGACGGAGCTCGGTTGCAGTCCGGATCTCCTGATCCGCAGAATCCAGATCGGGGGAGAACGCCGGCTGGAAGCGGCTGCTGTTCATCTGAGCGGGCTGGCGGACTCAGGCTCCGTGAATGAATTCGTGCTGGGCTCGCTGCTGAATCATACGGAGGAGCTGTTGCTCGATAGCACGGCTGGCGGCGCTGACAGTCCTCGGGAGCAAGCTTCGCTCCCGCAGCAGATCCTTAGCCGTGCTATGGCGATAGGTGATGCGGAGCTCCAGGAGAATTGGAAGGAAATCATGCTCGCTATTCTCTCCGGGGACACAGCGATTCTGCTGGAGGGCTGCCGGTCAGCGATTCTGTGCGGAACCAGGGGCGGGGAGCAGCGGGCGGTCAGTGAGCCTTCCTCCCAGCTCGTGGTCAGGGGGCCGAAGGACGGGTTCGTCGAGTCGGTGGCCACGAACATCTCGCTGATCCGCCGCAGAATCAAATCCGCCAAGCTGCGCCTGGAGGTCTTGAAGCTCGGCTCCGAGACTCATACCCATGTGGCGCTGATGTACATGAAAGGGATTGCGGGGGAGGATCTGATCCGCGAAGCCAGAGAGCGTCTGAACAAAATTGCCTTGAATGAGATACTTGAATCCGGGTACATTGAGGAATTAATCCAGGACAAGACGTTCACACCGTTCCCGACCATCTACAACACGGAACGGCCGGATGTGGCTGCGGGTAATCTGCTCGAAGGCCGGGTGGTTATTATTGTGGACGGCACGCCGTTTGTGCTGATTCTCCCGGCGGTGTTTACGCAGTTTTTTCAATCTGCCGAGGATTATTCCCAGCGGTTCGACATTGCCATATTGATGCGGCTGGTCCGTTATTTGAGCTTCATCGTTCTGATTCTGGGGCCTTCGGTCTACCTCGCGCTGACCACCTATCATTATGAGATGATACCCACGACGCTGCTGATTAATCTGCTCTCCCAGCGGGAGAATGTACCTTTCCCGGCCTTTGTGGAGCTGCTCTTGATGGAGACGGCCTTTGAAATTCTGCGTGAAGCCGGGGTGCGCATGCCGCGCGCCATCGGGCAGACGGTCTCTGTGGTCGGTGCGCTTATTCTGGGCACGGCGGTGGTAGAGGCCGGAATTATTACCCCCATCATGGTCATCGTAGTGGCGTTAACCGGGATCGCCAGCTTTGCCCTTCCTGCGTATAACATGGCGATTGCCGGGAGAATTATAAGATTTGCTTTTCTGGTCCTGGCCAGTATATTCGGCTTCTATGGAATTACGCTGGGCATGATTCTGCTTGTAGCACATATGAACAGCCTGAGATCCTTCGGTGTTCCTTATCTCTTCCCCTTCGTGCCCCTCTCCATTAAAGGGCAGAAGGACACGTTGCTCAGACTTCCGCTCTGGCTGAACGGCGCGGACAAGCCGCCGGCACAGATGCGCGAGGAAATGCCGGACTACATGCTGCTAACGACCGGTCATGAGGAGCAGCTCCCCCCGTTAATCCGCAAGAATAGCAGGACTGAGGAGGAGAACCGTGAGGAATAG